A portion of the Pseudoxanthomonas sp. JBR18 genome contains these proteins:
- a CDS encoding LysR family transcriptional regulator — translation MASINTDLSDLRAFVAVAERGNFSAAALEIHLSQPALSRRIAKLEGALGVRLLERTTRRVDLTAFGRNFARRARELINEFDASLLGASELSARVAGEVTVACVPSAVTHFLPEVLRDFHARFPRILIRVVDQGASDGLSSVIRREADFGLNYIGAQEPEVEFRPVLTEPFVVACHHAHPLASRSELRWADLAGHDYISVARASGNRFVLDLALAGAPELPRPFCEVRHIMSVVSLVEAGVGIAVVPRLALPRQGHPLLTAVTLVDPAVTRTIGLVSRRGQLLSTAAHQFYNAILARGEDASLTG, via the coding sequence ATGGCGAGCATAAATACAGACCTGAGCGACCTTCGTGCCTTTGTCGCCGTCGCTGAGCGCGGCAACTTCAGCGCCGCGGCATTGGAGATCCATCTTTCCCAGCCGGCGCTGTCCAGACGTATCGCCAAGCTGGAAGGCGCCCTGGGCGTTCGTCTGCTCGAACGCACGACGCGTCGTGTCGACCTGACCGCGTTCGGGCGCAACTTCGCGCGCAGGGCGCGCGAGCTGATCAACGAATTCGATGCCTCGCTCCTGGGCGCCAGTGAACTGTCCGCGCGCGTCGCAGGCGAGGTCACCGTGGCGTGCGTGCCGTCAGCCGTCACCCATTTCCTGCCCGAGGTACTGCGCGACTTCCATGCGCGATTTCCCAGGATCCTGATCCGCGTAGTCGATCAAGGCGCCAGCGACGGGCTGTCCAGCGTGATCCGCCGGGAGGCCGATTTCGGCCTGAACTACATCGGCGCGCAGGAGCCAGAGGTGGAATTCCGACCGGTGCTGACCGAACCGTTCGTGGTGGCCTGTCACCACGCGCATCCGCTGGCCAGCCGCTCCGAGTTGCGCTGGGCCGACCTGGCCGGCCACGACTACATCAGCGTGGCGCGAGCCAGTGGCAATCGCTTCGTTCTCGATCTGGCCCTGGCCGGCGCTCCTGAGCTGCCCCGCCCTTTCTGCGAAGTCCGCCACATCATGAGCGTGGTCAGCCTGGTCGAGGCCGGGGTCGGCATCGCCGTGGTGCCACGTCTGGCACTCCCGCGCCAAGGCCACCCACTGCTCACCGCCGTGACGCTGGTGGATCCGGCAGTGACGCGCACGATCGGCCTGGTCAGCCGGCGTGGTCAGCTCCTGTCCACGGCAGCGCACCAGTTCTACAACGCGATCCTCGCGCGCGGCGAGGACGCCTCCCTGACAGGGTGA
- a CDS encoding nuclear transport factor 2 family protein: protein MKIRSSTVTLVILSFLAVWPAFAAPNDPRDVAAVRQVVEAFRTSIVEKDKARFTRLFFSENPERVNWQFVNDDARMARFHSLKPDAKKSRYIPASNYLNFIDSVVSSAKSSEEVFSEIRIDTDGEVASVDFDYAYLEDGRQTNWGREMWHLVRTEAGWKIISVIWSIRDPAPAPRVEAPLPDLGRAR from the coding sequence ATGAAAATCAGATCCAGCACGGTCACCCTGGTCATTCTTTCCTTCCTGGCCGTGTGGCCGGCGTTTGCCGCGCCCAATGATCCGCGCGACGTGGCCGCCGTGCGCCAGGTCGTCGAAGCGTTCCGAACCTCCATCGTCGAGAAGGACAAGGCCAGGTTCACCAGGCTCTTCTTCTCCGAAAACCCCGAGCGGGTGAATTGGCAGTTCGTCAACGACGACGCGCGCATGGCGCGATTCCACAGCCTCAAGCCCGATGCGAAAAAGAGCCGGTACATCCCGGCGTCCAATTACCTCAACTTCATCGATTCGGTCGTCTCCAGTGCGAAGTCCAGCGAGGAGGTGTTTTCGGAGATCAGGATCGACACCGATGGCGAGGTGGCGTCCGTGGATTTCGACTATGCCTACCTGGAGGACGGCAGGCAGACCAACTGGGGGCGGGAAATGTGGCACTTGGTCCGCACCGAGGCTGGCTGGAAGATCATTTCGGTGATCTGGTCGATCCGCGACCCCGCGCCCGCGCCCCGCGTGGAAGCGCCGTTGCCCGATCTTGGACGCGCTCGATGA
- the speA gene encoding arginine decarboxylase: MSDWSADQARKTYSIPHWADGYFDVDASGRVMVSPQGPGGPAVALPEVVDAARANGAKLPLLVRFPDILGQRLGKLQAAFAQAQSDWNYPGGYTAVYPIKVNQHRGVAGTLASHHGEGFGLEAGSKPELMAVLALSRPGGLIVCNGYKDREYIRLALIGRKLGLETFIVIEKPSELKLVLEESRALDVKPGLGVRMRLTSLGAGKWQNSGGDKAKFGLSPRQVLDLWKSLRDTEYAECLSLLHFHMGSQISNVRDIANGMREAVRYFVELSRLGAKISHVDVGGGLGIDYEGTRSRSYYSINYGLNSYAGNIVQPLAEACEEHGLPAPRIVTECGRAMTAHHAVLIANVSEVEEAPEGRVPDAHDDEPAAVRHLREIHAELDERPAVELFQEAQHFHAEGLSAYALGQIDLTARARIDDLFYAIAHAVRARLSHEEKSHRPILDELNDRLVDKYFVNFSVFESIPDVWAIDQVFPILPIERLDEAPTRRGIICDMTCDSDGMVKTYVENESLDTSLPLHPLKHGESYRIGFFLVGAYQEILGDIHNLFGDTDAVEVTCADGATRITQQRRGDTTDVMLDYVGYSLADLRSAYAQRVAAAGLSAERANELSQALEAGLTGYTYLSDEPLG, from the coding sequence ATGAGCGATTGGTCCGCCGACCAGGCCCGCAAGACCTACTCGATCCCGCACTGGGCCGACGGGTATTTCGACGTGGACGCGTCCGGGCGGGTGATGGTCAGCCCGCAGGGGCCGGGTGGTCCGGCCGTGGCCTTGCCCGAAGTGGTCGATGCCGCGCGCGCCAATGGCGCCAAGCTGCCGCTGCTGGTGCGCTTCCCGGACATCCTGGGTCAGCGCCTGGGCAAGCTGCAGGCGGCCTTCGCCCAGGCCCAGTCCGACTGGAACTATCCCGGCGGCTACACCGCCGTGTACCCGATCAAGGTCAACCAGCATCGTGGCGTGGCCGGCACCCTGGCCAGCCACCACGGCGAGGGTTTTGGCCTGGAGGCCGGCAGCAAGCCCGAACTGATGGCCGTGCTGGCGCTCTCGCGCCCGGGCGGGCTGATCGTCTGCAACGGCTACAAGGACCGCGAATACATCCGCCTGGCGCTGATCGGCCGCAAGCTGGGGCTGGAGACCTTCATCGTCATCGAGAAGCCCTCCGAGCTGAAGCTGGTGCTGGAGGAATCCCGCGCGCTGGACGTCAAGCCGGGTCTGGGCGTGCGCATGCGTCTGACCAGCCTGGGCGCGGGCAAGTGGCAGAACAGTGGCGGCGACAAGGCCAAGTTCGGCCTGTCCCCGCGCCAGGTGCTGGACCTTTGGAAGTCGCTGCGCGATACCGAATACGCCGAGTGCCTGAGCCTGCTGCATTTCCACATGGGCTCGCAGATCTCCAACGTGCGCGATATCGCCAACGGCATGCGCGAGGCGGTGCGCTACTTCGTCGAGCTCTCGCGCCTGGGCGCGAAGATCAGCCACGTCGACGTCGGTGGCGGCCTGGGCATCGACTACGAAGGCACGCGTTCGCGCAGCTACTACTCGATCAACTACGGGCTCAATTCCTACGCCGGCAACATCGTCCAGCCGCTGGCCGAGGCCTGCGAGGAACACGGCTTACCTGCGCCGCGCATCGTCACCGAGTGCGGCCGCGCCATGACCGCGCACCACGCGGTGCTGATCGCCAACGTCTCGGAAGTCGAAGAAGCGCCGGAAGGCCGCGTGCCCGATGCCCATGACGACGAGCCGGCCGCCGTGCGCCATCTGCGCGAGATCCATGCCGAACTGGACGAGCGTCCGGCGGTGGAACTGTTCCAGGAAGCGCAGCATTTCCATGCCGAAGGCCTGAGCGCCTACGCGCTGGGGCAGATCGACCTCACCGCCCGGGCCCGCATCGACGACCTGTTCTACGCCATCGCCCACGCCGTGCGTGCGCGCCTGAGCCACGAGGAAAAGAGCCATCGCCCGATCCTGGACGAGCTCAACGACCGCCTGGTGGACAAGTACTTCGTCAACTTCTCCGTGTTCGAGTCGATCCCGGATGTGTGGGCCATCGACCAGGTGTTCCCGATCCTGCCGATCGAGCGGCTGGACGAAGCGCCGACGCGGCGCGGCATCATCTGCGATATGACCTGCGACTCGGACGGCATGGTCAAGACCTATGTCGAGAACGAGAGCCTGGACACCTCGCTGCCGCTGCATCCGCTGAAGCACGGGGAAAGCTACCGCATCGGTTTTTTCCTCGTGGGCGCCTACCAGGAGATCCTGGGCGACATCCACAACCTGTTCGGCGACACCGACGCGGTGGAAGTCACCTGCGCCGATGGCGCCACCCGCATCACCCAGCAGCGCCGTGGCGACACCACCGATGTGATGCTGGACTACGTGGGTTATTCGCTGGCCGACCTGCGCAGCGCCTACGCCCAGCGCGTGGCCGCCGCCGGCCTGTCGGCCGAGCGCGCGAACGAACTGTCCCAGGCGCTGGAAGCCGGCCTGACCGGCTACACCTACCTGAGCGACGAGCCGCTGGGCTGA